Proteins encoded together in one Variovorax paradoxus EPS window:
- the tagH gene encoding type VI secretion system-associated FHA domain protein TagH, whose product MRWTVIEHAGRPVTTGASALLAAPGGTIGRSPDNHLVLPDEQRQISRLQATVRFDQEGAVVLRNMSAVLPISVNGRTLQHEEESRIADGDRVVIGSYVLEAASAQRAANVPVRPPSPQPIDVPATLHPPAVQAMPASSLDALPQEAPVSDVFSDLFGAGALPIGDAPPTTVAMPAPASASVSAATPLPAPAPAPAFAPQPREQFAAPVVTAAPAPAPAPAPSPFAKTTAPTTSQIPSAADWDAILANAPRRVDSAPTPMPDPLVHEPFELPSQARRNPVDPLAELNPGAANDMSDVALKRGMDPLSFFAADSNAPSPLADPRPTALTHEDPLSDRHPALDLLGKPPAAQGFNHSNHAREVGAQFRPPSPVAFDAPEVKPVHAEVSPLLEPLPPSPPPPPPPPPPQATSAPAPVAEPEAPAAALPVTAAPAEVVPPVEVVSSEPVEAEEAPAPTALSPSPPAVAAALPPAASLSSPASSDELFKAFLEGAGVPDVAGQQPLDAEAMRHLGRLMRAFTDGTIELLSSRAMLKREVRAEITMIVDEENNPFKILPNGRAVLMQMFGARMPGFLTPEAAVHDALGDLQSHQLGMVAGMRAALLTVLQRFDPATLSRTTPHDGSLGEKMLPGGREARLWRQLRQLHAETAAAVEDDFQAVFGRAFQQAYDREMERLKEARRA is encoded by the coding sequence ATGCGCTGGACCGTGATCGAACATGCCGGCAGGCCGGTGACAACAGGCGCCTCGGCGCTGCTTGCAGCACCCGGAGGCACCATCGGACGCAGCCCCGACAACCACCTCGTGCTGCCCGACGAGCAGCGGCAGATCTCGCGCCTGCAGGCCACCGTGCGCTTCGACCAGGAGGGCGCTGTGGTGCTGCGCAACATGAGCGCGGTGCTGCCCATCAGCGTGAACGGCCGCACGCTGCAGCATGAGGAAGAGTCGCGCATTGCGGACGGGGACCGCGTGGTCATCGGGAGCTATGTGCTGGAGGCTGCGAGCGCCCAGCGTGCAGCAAACGTTCCCGTAAGGCCGCCTTCGCCACAGCCGATCGATGTGCCGGCGACGCTGCATCCGCCTGCGGTGCAGGCAATGCCGGCGAGTTCGTTGGATGCACTGCCGCAAGAGGCGCCCGTGTCCGACGTGTTCTCGGACCTGTTCGGCGCGGGCGCGCTGCCCATCGGTGACGCGCCGCCGACGACCGTGGCGATGCCTGCGCCCGCATCTGCTTCCGTCTCTGCAGCGACTCCCCTGCCCGCGCCGGCGCCGGCGCCGGCCTTTGCACCACAGCCCCGGGAACAGTTCGCAGCGCCTGTGGTCACGGCTGCACCAGCACCAGCACCAGCACCAGCACCATCGCCGTTCGCGAAGACGACTGCGCCCACCACATCGCAGATTCCATCCGCCGCCGATTGGGACGCCATCCTCGCGAACGCGCCTCGCCGCGTCGACAGCGCGCCGACGCCGATGCCCGACCCCTTGGTGCACGAGCCTTTCGAGCTGCCATCGCAGGCGCGAAGAAACCCCGTCGATCCGCTCGCTGAACTGAACCCGGGTGCAGCGAACGACATGTCCGACGTCGCGCTCAAGCGCGGCATGGACCCGCTCTCGTTCTTTGCGGCCGACAGCAACGCACCCTCGCCGCTCGCCGATCCGCGCCCCACGGCACTCACCCATGAAGACCCGCTCAGCGACAGGCACCCGGCCCTCGACCTGCTGGGCAAGCCGCCTGCTGCGCAGGGGTTCAACCACTCGAACCATGCGCGCGAAGTGGGGGCGCAATTCAGGCCGCCGAGTCCGGTGGCATTCGATGCGCCCGAGGTGAAGCCGGTGCACGCGGAGGTGAGCCCGTTACTTGAACCACTACCGCCGTCGCCACCTCCTCCTCCGCCGCCTCCTCCTCCTCAAGCAACATCGGCACCCGCGCCGGTTGCGGAGCCGGAAGCTCCCGCCGCCGCGCTACCGGTCACCGCCGCACCCGCGGAGGTCGTTCCGCCAGTCGAGGTCGTGTCATCGGAACCGGTCGAAGCCGAAGAGGCCCCGGCACCCACTGCGCTTTCGCCTTCGCCTCCCGCCGTGGCCGCGGCGCTCCCGCCCGCAGCGTCGTTGTCATCGCCCGCGTCTTCCGACGAACTCTTCAAGGCCTTTCTCGAAGGCGCCGGCGTGCCCGATGTCGCCGGCCAGCAGCCACTCGATGCGGAAGCCATGCGCCACCTCGGCCGGCTGATGCGCGCGTTCACCGACGGCACCATCGAGCTCTTGTCGTCGCGCGCGATGCTCAAGCGCGAGGTACGCGCCGAGATCACGATGATCGTGGACGAAGAGAACAACCCCTTCAAGATCCTGCCCAACGGCCGCGCCGTGCTGATGCAGATGTTCGGCGCGCGCATGCCCGGTTTTCTCACGCCCGAAGCCGCAGTGCACGATGCGCTCGGCGACCTGCAATCGCACCAGTTGGGCATGGTGGCCGGCATGCGCGCGGCGCTGCTCACCGTGCTGCAGCGCTTCGACCCCGCGACGCTGAGCCGCACCACACCGCACGACGGCAGCCTCGGCGAAAAGATGCTGCCCGGCGGGCGCGAGGCGCGCCTGTGGCGCCAGCTGCGGCAACTGCATGCGGAAACGGCCGCGGCCGTCGAAGACGACTTCCAGGCCGTCTTCGGCCGCGCTTTCCAGCAGGCCTACGACCGGGAGATGGAACGCCTGAAGGAAGCGCGCCGTGCTTGA
- the tssJ gene encoding type VI secretion system lipoprotein TssJ yields MQRRTLLQGALATTPLFAGLVSGCASTAKSLPTPYAVTIRIDDGVNPDGRGQAAPILVKVFELKSSGNFETADYFALQDRDRETLSTELVNADQAIMRSGEERVFKREAGLDSRSIGIIAGYRKLEAARWRIVLPLKEPKQTNLYKVWQFSPSEQAVRIAIRKTGIELLPSR; encoded by the coding sequence ATGCAGCGACGAACCTTGCTTCAAGGCGCACTTGCAACCACACCGTTGTTTGCGGGCCTCGTCAGTGGATGCGCATCGACCGCCAAGTCGTTGCCCACGCCCTATGCGGTCACCATCCGCATCGACGACGGCGTGAACCCCGACGGACGCGGCCAGGCAGCGCCGATTCTCGTGAAGGTCTTCGAACTGAAATCTTCCGGTAACTTCGAGACCGCAGACTATTTCGCGCTCCAGGACCGCGACCGCGAGACGCTTTCGACAGAGCTCGTCAATGCGGACCAGGCCATCATGCGAAGCGGCGAAGAGCGTGTCTTCAAGCGAGAAGCAGGGCTCGACTCGCGCTCCATCGGCATCATCGCGGGCTACCGCAAGCTCGAAGCTGCGCGGTGGCGCATCGTGTTGCCGCTCAAGGAGCCCAAGCAAACCAATCTGTACAAGGTCTGGCAGTTTTCGCCAAGCGAACAAGCCGTGCGCATTGCCATCCGCAAGACAGGCATCGAGTTACTACCAAGTCGTTAA
- the tssK gene encoding type VI secretion system baseplate subunit TssK codes for MYLRPQHFQQLERYVEQYVTRRAAGLQGAYWGWLHLDIDRDAYALGRVSLLGGAGVLPDGTPFSFGIEDAPPPYEVPNDLTDELIVLALPLRRPGSEEVIFAEDEGSAARFGVIEREVADGNAVALGPAVLQLAAPRLRLARASSLTAEWQAIGAVRVIERRTDHKLVVDANYIPPVLDASAHAMLRSMIAELHGLLTQRSEALASRLSQPGRGGVSEVSDFLLLELVNRYLATTWHAQQAVQVHPEQLFIDWLKLACHLATHTSPTRRPVLWPVYDHDNLNESIRPLMEELRRSLSAVLEQSAIAIELEERSHGVRVGHMPDPVLVRNAGFVLAVHADLPAEAIQQRFPTQVKIGSVERIRDLVQLQLPGVTVRPLPVAPRQIPYNAGYHYFELDKSGDMWRQLEKSGGVAMHLAGDFPGLAMEFWAIRP; via the coding sequence ATGTACCTGCGGCCCCAGCATTTCCAGCAACTGGAGCGTTACGTCGAGCAGTACGTCACGCGTCGCGCCGCCGGCCTGCAGGGCGCGTACTGGGGGTGGCTGCATCTGGACATCGACCGCGACGCCTATGCGCTCGGGCGCGTGTCGCTGCTCGGTGGCGCCGGCGTGCTGCCCGATGGAACGCCGTTTTCTTTCGGCATCGAAGACGCGCCGCCGCCCTACGAAGTGCCCAACGATCTGACCGATGAACTCATCGTGCTCGCACTGCCGCTGCGCAGACCCGGCAGCGAAGAGGTCATCTTTGCCGAGGACGAGGGCTCTGCCGCGCGCTTCGGCGTGATCGAGCGCGAGGTGGCCGACGGCAACGCGGTGGCCCTCGGCCCGGCAGTGCTGCAGCTCGCGGCGCCGCGCCTGCGCCTTGCACGCGCCTCGTCGCTCACCGCGGAGTGGCAGGCCATCGGTGCGGTGCGCGTGATCGAGCGGCGCACCGACCACAAGCTGGTGGTCGATGCCAACTACATCCCTCCGGTGCTCGATGCATCGGCCCACGCGATGCTGCGCAGCATGATCGCGGAGCTGCACGGCCTGCTCACGCAACGCTCCGAGGCGCTGGCTTCGCGGCTCTCGCAGCCGGGCCGCGGTGGTGTGAGCGAGGTCTCCGATTTCCTCCTGCTCGAGCTGGTCAACCGCTACCTCGCGACCACCTGGCACGCGCAGCAGGCGGTGCAGGTGCACCCCGAGCAGTTGTTCATCGACTGGCTCAAGCTGGCCTGCCACCTTGCCACGCACACCTCGCCCACGCGCCGTCCGGTGCTGTGGCCGGTGTACGACCACGACAACCTCAACGAGAGCATCCGTCCGCTGATGGAAGAGCTGCGCCGATCGCTGTCGGCCGTGCTCGAGCAGAGCGCGATCGCCATCGAACTGGAGGAGCGCAGCCATGGCGTGCGCGTGGGCCACATGCCCGACCCGGTGCTGGTGCGCAACGCGGGCTTCGTGCTCGCGGTGCATGCGGACCTGCCGGCCGAGGCGATCCAGCAGCGCTTTCCCACGCAGGTCAAGATCGGTTCGGTCGAGCGCATCCGCGATCTCGTACAGCTGCAGCTGCCGGGCGTCACGGTGCGACCGCTGCCGGTGGCGCCGCGGCAGATTCCCTACAACGCGGGCTATCACTACTTCGAGCTCGACAAGAGCGGCGACATGTGGCGCCAGCTCGAGAAATCCGGCGGCGTCGCCATGCACCTGGCCGGTGACTTTCCGGGCCTGGCCATGGAGTTCTGGGCCATCCGTCCGTGA
- a CDS encoding TssQ family T6SS-associated lipoprotein codes for MARDTLERAQQAYDEGDYAKAISTLKSGGVSVFDGAEPATRQSAMKLEAFSYCVNNQIPECRTQFRKVLDAFPSFDLTVAERKHPVWGPAFEAAKRMKR; via the coding sequence GTGGCACGCGACACGCTCGAGCGCGCGCAGCAGGCCTATGACGAAGGCGACTACGCCAAGGCCATCTCCACGCTCAAGAGCGGCGGCGTCTCGGTGTTCGACGGCGCCGAGCCCGCCACGCGCCAGAGCGCAATGAAGCTGGAGGCCTTCAGCTATTGCGTGAACAACCAGATCCCGGAATGCCGCACGCAATTCCGCAAGGTCCTCGATGCATTCCCGAGCTTCGATCTGACCGTCGCGGAGCGCAAGCACCCCGTGTGGGGACCCGCCTTCGAGGCCGCCAAACGAATGAAGCGCTGA
- a CDS encoding DotU family type VI secretion system protein — translation MNGVNDMAVGPGGFVPPNPGGGNGGGNGGNGDAGGMPASPRGLGQQPESFTAWHDARRPHAGDAALAGNNPLVAAANPLLDLIPQIRATGHHDAPAQLRENLVDEVRRFETRAQQSGISPEVIIGARYCLCTAVDEAAALTPWGGSIWSSQSLLVMFHNETWGGEKFFQLLSRLVQNPQQHLHLIELIYFCLAMGFEGRFRVIDNGRTQLETLKQRLLQIIRQTRGEIAQPLSPHWQDATAPVRRTRNWLPVWAVGAVAAVLLVLTFAVLTFNLAGNSDGAFAAVNAVRLPQTARAVVMPAPQPRLQRFLEPEIREGLLTVRDEADRSVVVLRGDGLFASGSDRVLDRYVPVLSRVADALNSVEGNVLVSGFSDDQPIRSVRFPSNWQLSQARADSVKKMLAVRITRPERLRAEGRGDADPLAPNDSPANRARNRRVEVTLLVAPVTPSAQQGGTR, via the coding sequence ATGAACGGTGTCAACGACATGGCCGTCGGTCCGGGGGGCTTCGTGCCGCCGAACCCCGGCGGCGGTAACGGCGGCGGCAATGGCGGCAACGGCGATGCGGGCGGCATGCCGGCATCGCCGCGCGGGCTGGGCCAGCAACCCGAATCCTTCACCGCATGGCACGACGCACGGCGCCCGCATGCGGGCGATGCCGCGCTCGCAGGCAACAACCCGCTGGTGGCGGCCGCCAACCCGCTGCTCGACCTGATCCCGCAGATCCGCGCGACGGGCCACCACGATGCGCCGGCGCAATTGCGCGAGAACCTCGTGGACGAAGTGCGCCGCTTCGAGACCCGCGCGCAGCAAAGCGGCATCTCGCCCGAGGTGATCATCGGCGCGCGCTACTGCCTCTGCACTGCGGTGGACGAGGCCGCTGCGCTCACGCCGTGGGGTGGCAGCATCTGGTCGTCGCAGAGCCTGCTGGTGATGTTTCACAACGAGACCTGGGGCGGCGAGAAATTCTTCCAGCTGCTTTCGCGCCTGGTGCAGAACCCGCAGCAGCACCTGCACCTGATCGAACTCATCTACTTCTGCCTGGCCATGGGCTTCGAAGGGCGCTTTCGCGTCATCGACAACGGCCGCACGCAGCTCGAAACCCTGAAGCAGCGCCTGCTGCAGATCATTCGCCAGACGCGCGGCGAAATCGCGCAGCCGCTGTCGCCGCACTGGCAGGACGCGACCGCGCCGGTGCGCCGCACACGCAACTGGCTGCCGGTGTGGGCGGTGGGCGCCGTGGCGGCGGTGCTGCTGGTGCTCACCTTCGCAGTGCTCACTTTCAACCTCGCGGGCAACTCCGATGGTGCGTTCGCGGCCGTCAATGCGGTGCGGCTGCCGCAGACGGCGCGCGCGGTCGTCATGCCCGCGCCGCAGCCGCGCCTGCAGCGCTTTCTCGAACCCGAGATCCGCGAAGGCCTGCTGACGGTGCGCGACGAGGCCGACCGCAGCGTGGTGGTGCTGCGCGGCGACGGGCTCTTCGCCTCCGGCTCCGACCGCGTGCTCGACCGCTATGTGCCGGTGCTCAGCCGCGTGGCCGATGCGCTCAATTCCGTGGAGGGCAACGTGCTGGTCAGCGGCTTCAGCGACGACCAGCCGATCCGCAGCGTGCGCTTTCCTTCCAACTGGCAGCTCTCGCAGGCACGCGCCGATTCGGTCAAGAAGATGCTGGCCGTGCGCATCACGCGGCCTGAACGCCTGCGTGCCGAAGGCCGCGGCGATGCCGATCCGCTCGCGCCCAACGATTCGCCGGCCAACCGCGCGCGCAACCGCCGCGTCGAGGTCACGCTGCTGGTCGCGCCCGTGACGCCGTCGGCGCAGCAAGGGGGAACCCGCTGA
- the tssM gene encoding type VI secretion system membrane subunit TssM, with the protein MLRSIFRFLIGRDLWIFLGLLAVAFLIWVIGPVIAVGRYRPLEGEFVRIAVIALMFAIWIVRLAYRKWRERRLNAQLLNQLRVPSKKEKEARPEDAPEIKELQSGFTDATAILKNMRFGQGAGGKPASRFSVFDRQYLYQLPWYIFIGAPGSGKTTALVNSDLDFPLADQLGKAAVRGIGGTRNCDWWFTNEAVLIDTAGRYTTHESNRETDEGEWKGFLDLLKKFRPRQPINGAILTISIADLPLADDAQRARHAMALRKRLLELRNDLGIDFPVYVLVTKTDLLAGFNEYFGSLGRAERAQVWGFTFPIEANPADAAKADLRERFHQEYKLLHQRLDERLPELMAAEPDQMRRAQAYLLPQQFASFEDILGTFLADVFNPSKFEAASMLRGVYFTSGTQEGTAFDRVMGAIKRYLQVNAPPAPPPGPGKSYFLKELLQQVIFRDAGVAGTNLRWYRRRRAIDIAGYSLIGVLLVVLLGACVNSWRNNKDYVAEVDNNAKAFNKAAARGELPTVVDASGDLASSLLILDRLRDLPKSGRFDIGDPPVSYRFGLYQGEKLQAATDGVYQRALESVLLPQAAQRIEQSLRDAAKIDAEYSYEALKAYLMLYDAERYDADFLQAWLLTDVDRKIGASLTREQRTNLESHLKALFAGRVVTSPFAKDDKLITQTRERLAGVPLAQRSYARLRRILLQTSPPNAFTIAEMAGAESALVIRRASGKPLTDGIPTLFTYRGYWDIFDKRMAETTLALEQEDRWVLQIRAPGMTDITSRELLLREVRRLYLTDYIRVWDEYLADVRLAESKSLLQSIQMTRVLSTGESPMSRLIRGAARETDLLRNHDEAARSLLDQAQNRVASTRERIEQLIGQPDGSQRRNAAPDRPESLVDNHFEPLRRMVTAPKAGGQTPLDATAALINELYTFLTATDTALRSGNIPPSSDAVTKVQAEAGRLPVPFQGMLNDLSATASSKAAAVTRQNIGQNAAATIGQFCNQAIAGRYPFSRGSPRDVAAGDFAQLFAPGGMMDDFFQKNLASQVDTSVNPWTFKRGVDGSAAGRSAYLDSFQKAQAIRDVFFTGMAGSRTPSFTIDLRPEDMDAAITQFTLDIDGQTVRYAHGPQAPSTVKWPGPRNSNQVRLQVTTANGTPAGGIVTEGPWALHRLFDKASISAGRSPESFNATFDLQGKKVVLAVTANSVYNPLRLNQMSGFSCPGKS; encoded by the coding sequence ATGCTGCGTTCCATCTTCCGTTTTCTCATCGGCCGCGACCTGTGGATTTTTCTCGGCCTGCTGGCCGTGGCGTTCCTGATCTGGGTCATCGGCCCGGTCATCGCCGTGGGCCGCTACCGGCCGCTGGAAGGCGAGTTCGTCCGCATCGCCGTCATCGCGCTGATGTTCGCGATCTGGATCGTGCGGCTGGCCTATCGCAAGTGGCGCGAGCGCAGGCTCAATGCGCAACTGCTCAACCAGCTGCGCGTGCCTTCGAAGAAGGAAAAAGAGGCCAGGCCCGAAGATGCGCCCGAGATCAAGGAGCTGCAGAGCGGCTTCACCGACGCCACCGCGATCCTGAAGAACATGCGCTTCGGGCAGGGCGCCGGCGGCAAGCCCGCGAGCCGCTTCTCGGTGTTCGACCGGCAGTACCTGTACCAGCTGCCCTGGTACATCTTCATCGGCGCGCCGGGCTCGGGCAAGACCACGGCGCTGGTCAACTCCGACCTGGACTTTCCGTTGGCCGACCAGCTCGGCAAGGCCGCGGTGCGCGGCATCGGCGGCACGCGCAACTGCGACTGGTGGTTCACCAACGAGGCGGTGCTGATCGACACCGCGGGCCGCTACACCACGCACGAAAGCAACCGCGAAACCGACGAGGGCGAGTGGAAGGGCTTTCTCGACCTGCTCAAGAAATTCCGCCCGCGCCAGCCGATCAACGGCGCGATCCTCACCATCAGCATCGCCGACCTGCCGCTGGCCGACGACGCGCAGCGGGCGCGCCACGCAATGGCGCTGCGCAAGCGCCTGCTGGAACTGCGCAACGACCTGGGCATCGACTTTCCGGTCTATGTGCTGGTCACCAAGACCGACCTCCTGGCCGGCTTCAACGAGTACTTCGGCTCGCTGGGCCGCGCCGAGCGCGCGCAGGTGTGGGGCTTTACCTTTCCCATCGAAGCCAACCCCGCGGATGCCGCGAAGGCCGATCTTCGCGAGCGCTTTCACCAGGAATACAAGCTGCTGCACCAGCGCCTGGACGAGCGCCTGCCCGAGCTGATGGCCGCCGAGCCCGACCAGATGCGACGCGCGCAGGCCTACCTGCTGCCGCAGCAGTTCGCGAGCTTCGAGGACATCCTGGGCACCTTCCTGGCCGACGTGTTCAACCCGTCGAAGTTCGAGGCCGCGTCGATGCTGCGCGGCGTGTACTTCACCAGCGGCACGCAGGAGGGCACGGCCTTCGACCGCGTGATGGGCGCGATCAAGCGCTACCTGCAGGTCAATGCGCCGCCCGCGCCGCCGCCGGGTCCGGGCAAGAGCTACTTCCTGAAAGAACTGCTGCAGCAAGTGATCTTCCGCGACGCGGGCGTGGCCGGCACCAACCTGCGCTGGTACCGGCGCCGCCGCGCCATCGACATCGCGGGCTACAGCCTCATCGGCGTGCTGCTCGTGGTGCTGCTGGGCGCCTGCGTGAACAGTTGGCGCAACAACAAGGACTACGTGGCCGAGGTCGACAACAACGCCAAGGCCTTCAACAAGGCCGCGGCGCGCGGCGAGTTGCCGACGGTGGTCGATGCGAGCGGCGACCTCGCGAGTTCGCTCCTGATCCTGGACCGCCTGCGCGACCTGCCCAAGTCGGGCCGCTTCGACATCGGAGATCCGCCGGTGTCCTACCGCTTCGGCCTTTACCAGGGCGAGAAGCTGCAGGCCGCGACCGATGGGGTCTACCAGCGCGCGCTGGAGAGCGTGCTGCTGCCGCAGGCGGCGCAGCGCATCGAGCAGTCGCTGCGCGATGCCGCGAAGATCGATGCCGAGTACAGCTACGAGGCGCTCAAGGCCTACCTCATGCTGTACGACGCCGAGCGCTACGACGCCGACTTCCTGCAGGCATGGCTGCTCACCGACGTGGACCGCAAGATCGGCGCCTCGCTCACGCGCGAGCAGCGCACCAACCTCGAGTCGCACCTGAAGGCGTTGTTCGCGGGGCGCGTGGTGACATCGCCATTCGCCAAGGACGACAAGCTCATCACGCAGACGCGCGAGCGCCTGGCCGGCGTGCCGCTCGCGCAGCGCTCGTATGCGCGGCTGCGCCGCATCCTGCTGCAGACCAGCCCGCCCAATGCCTTCACCATCGCCGAGATGGCTGGGGCCGAGTCGGCGCTGGTGATCCGGCGCGCGAGCGGCAAACCGCTGACCGACGGCATCCCCACGCTATTCACCTACCGCGGCTACTGGGACATCTTCGACAAGCGAATGGCCGAAACCACGCTCGCGCTCGAACAGGAAGACCGTTGGGTGCTGCAGATCCGTGCGCCCGGCATGACCGACATCACCTCGCGCGAGTTGCTGCTGCGCGAAGTGCGGCGCCTCTACCTCACCGACTACATCCGCGTGTGGGACGAGTACCTGGCCGACGTGCGATTGGCCGAAAGCAAATCGCTGCTGCAGAGCATTCAGATGACGCGCGTGCTCTCGACCGGCGAATCGCCGATGTCGCGGCTCATCCGCGGTGCCGCGCGCGAAACCGATCTGCTGCGCAACCACGACGAGGCCGCGCGCAGCCTGCTCGACCAAGCGCAGAACCGGGTGGCCAGCACGCGCGAGCGCATCGAACAGCTCATCGGCCAGCCCGACGGCAGCCAGCGCCGCAACGCCGCGCCCGACCGCCCCGAGTCGCTGGTGGACAACCACTTCGAGCCGCTGCGCCGGATGGTGACCGCGCCCAAGGCGGGCGGGCAGACGCCGCTGGATGCCACGGCGGCGCTCATCAACGAGCTCTACACCTTCCTCACCGCCACCGACACGGCGCTGCGCAGCGGCAACATTCCGCCGTCGAGCGATGCCGTCACCAAGGTGCAGGCCGAGGCGGGCCGGCTGCCGGTGCCGTTCCAGGGGATGCTGAACGACCTGTCGGCCACCGCGTCGTCGAAGGCGGCGGCGGTGACGCGGCAGAACATCGGGCAGAACGCGGCGGCGACCATCGGGCAGTTCTGCAACCAGGCGATTGCGGGGCGCTACCCGTTCTCCCGCGGCTCGCCGCGCGACGTGGCGGCCGGCGACTTTGCGCAACTCTTCGCACCGGGCGGGATGATGGACGACTTCTTCCAGAAGAACCTCGCCTCGCAGGTCGACACTTCGGTCAATCCGTGGACCTTCAAGCGCGGTGTCGACGGCAGCGCCGCGGGGCGCTCGGCGTACCTCGATTCGTTTCAGAAGGCGCAGGCGATCCGCGACGTGTTCTTCACCGGCATGGCGGGCAGCCGCACGCCGTCGTTCACCATCGACCTTCGGCCCGAAGACATGGACGCCGCCATCACGCAGTTCACGCTCGACATCGACGGCCAGACGGTGCGCTACGCACACGGCCCACAGGCGCCGAGCACCGTCAAGTGGCCAGGCCCGCGCAACAGCAACCAGGTGCGCCTGCAGGTGACGACCGCCAACGGCACGCCGGCCGGCGGCATCGTGACCGAAGGGCCGTGGGCGCTGCACCGCCTCTTCGACAAGGCATCGATCTCGGCCGGGCGTTCGCCCGAGTCGTTCAACGCGACCTTCGACCTGCAGGGCAAAAAGGTGGTGCTGGCGGTCACGGCCAACAGCGTCTACAACCCGCTGCGGCTCAACCAGATGAGCGGGTTCTCGTGCCCCGGGAAGTCATAG